The DNA sequence ATGGCCGCCAGTTCGGCACCGGTGTCGTCGGCGTCAACAGCGGCGCGGAAGCGCGTCAGCGCCGCCGGTTCGGGCATGTAGAGCCCGCTGCCCACCGACAGGCCGTCGGCGGAGAAGGACACGTACCCACTGCCGAGGGTGGCCGCGCAGGTGGTCTTGTACGGCGTCTTGTCGGCGCTGAACCGCACGTCGCGGTAGGGCCGGAACAGTCTGCCCTCGCCGAACTCGTCGGCCAGTTCGGCCAGCAGCTCTTCCATCGGCGCCTTGACCTGCCGTTCGTAGACCGCCTTGTGCTCCTGCCAGTACACCTTGGAGTTGTCGGCCTCGAGGCCTTCGTAGAACTCGACGGCTTCGATCGGCCATCCCCGGAACGCCATACCGATCATTGTGGGGTTCCCGCGCGGTTAGTCGGGTGGGGTTGCGGGCAATCCAGGTCCGCATCGGCAACGAAAGCCTCTACAGAGCATTTCGGCGACATCGACGGACGGAGCGGTAGTGACGGCTCAACTTCAGTGCCTGGTGACGGGCGCGACCGGCTACATCGGGGGCCGCCTGGTGCCCGAACTGCTCCGCCGCGGCCACCAGGTCCGGGCGATGGCGCGCAAACCCGCCAAACTCGACCGCGCCGACTGGCGCGACCAGGTCGAGGTCGTGCGCGGGGATCTGACCGAACCCGAATCCTTGACCGCGGCGTTCCAGGGCATGGACGTCGTCTATTACCTGGTCCATTCGATGGGCACGTCGCGCGACTTCGTCGCCGAGGAGAGGCGTTCGGCGCAGAACGTGGCCGCCGCCGCCAAGGAGGCCGGGGTGCGCCGGGTGGTGTACCTCAGCGGGCTGCATCCGCCCGGTACGTCGCTGTCGCGCCACCTCGCCTCGCGGGTCGAGGTCGGCGAGATCCTGATGGAGTCATCCGTGGAAGCGGTCGTGCTGCAGGCCGGCATCGTGATCGGGTCGGGTTCGGCGTCGTTCGAGATGGTCCGTCACCTGACCGACCGGCTCCCGGTGATGACCACCCCGAAGTGGGTGCACAACATGATCCAGCCGATCGCCATCGGCGACGTGCTGTACTACCTGGCCGAGGCGGCCACCGCGCAGGTGCCCGAGTCCCGTACCTGGGACATCGGCGGGCCGGACGCCATGGAGTACGGCGACGCGATGCAGGGGTACGCCGACGTGGCCGGGCTCCGGCGGCGAGTGATGGTGGTGCTGCCGTTCCTGACGCCGACGATCGCGAGCTGGTGGGTGGGGCTGGTCACCCCGATCCCCTCGGGGCTGGCCCGTCCGCTGGTCGAATCGCTCGAATGCGACGCGGTGTGCCATGAGCACGACATCGACACCGTGATCCCGCGACCGCCGGGTGGTCTGACCGGCTATCTCGATTCGGTGCGCCAGGCGCTGAGTTCGGAGGGCTCCGGCGGCGAAGGCGGCCGACGGCACCTGCTGCGGTTCAGCCCCACCGCGCCGGAATGAGCTAGGGCCGGCGCTGGATCGATGACGCCGCTAGGGCCGGCGCTGGATCGATGACGCCGCTAGGGCCGGCGCTGAGTCGATGACGCCGCTAGGGCCGGCGCTGGATCGATGACGCCGCTAGGGCCGGCGTAGTGCCGACGCGTTGTCGTTCTGCGCCTGGATCGGCACCCCGGTGCGTGCCGCGGTGGCCAGCATGTGCTCGATGACGTTCTTCCCCAGGGCGGTCTCGCCGGGCAGCTCGATCGGGTAGTTGCCGTCGAAACATGCCGAGCACAACCGTGAGGCAGGCTGCTCGGTCGCGGCGATCATGCCCTGCTGGGAGATGTAGCTCAGCGAGTCGGCGCCGATGGCGTGTCGCACCGCTTCGAGTGTCTCCGCCTCGTCGGAGTCCGCGTTGCCCGCGTTGGCGATGAGCTCTGCCGGGGTCGCAAAATCGATGCCGTAGAAGCACGGCCACTTGACCGGCGGTGAGGCGATCCGCACATGCACCTCGACCGCACCGGCCTCGCGCAGCATGCGGATCAGCGCGCGCTGGGTGTTGCCGCGCACGATCGAGTCGTCGACCACGATCAGTCGCTTGCCGCGGATCACCTCGCGCAGCGGGTTGAGTTTGAGCCGGATACCGAGCTGGCGGATCGTCTGCGACGGCTGGATGAACGTCCGGCCGACGTAGGCGTTCTTCATCAGACCCTGGCCGTAGGGGATGCCGGATTCCTGCGCGTACCCCACTGCTGCCGGGGTCCCCGACTCTGGCACCCCGATTACCAGATCGGCGTCGACGGGCTTCTCGCGTGCCAGCCGCCTACCGATGTCGACCCGGGTGCCGTGCACGGAACGCCCGGCCAGCGTGCTGTCGGGGCGGGCCAGGTAGACGTACTCGAACACACAGTTCTTCGGCGACGGGGGCGCGAAGCGGGTGGAGCGGACCCCGTCGGCGTCGATGGCCAGCAGTTCACCCGGTTCGATGTCCCGCACGAACGACGCGCCGACGATGTCGAGTGCGGCGGTTTCGGAGGCCACCACCCAGCCGCGGTCCAGTCGGCCCAGCGCCAGCGGCCGCACCCCGTACGGGTCGCGGGCGGCATAGAGGGTGTTCTCGTCCATGAACGTCAGGCAGAACGCGCCGCGCACCGTCGGCAGCAACTCCAGGGCGGCCTGCTCCAGCGACGAGTCCGCGGCGCCGTGGGCGAGCAATGCACCCAGGATGTCCGAATCGGTGGTGGCGGTGGCGGCCCCACGGCTACCCATCAGCCCCTCTTCGCGGGCCCGGGCCGCCAACTCGGTGGTGTTGACCAGATTGCCGTTGTGGCCGAGAGCCACCCCGGTGCCCGCGGCGGTGTTGCGGAACACCGGCTGTGCGTTCTCCCAGGTGGTGGATCCCGTGGTGGAGTACCGGCAGTGTCCGACGGCGACGTGACCGTGCATCGCGGCCAGTGTCTGCTCGTCGAAAACCTGGCTGACCAGACCCAGATCCTTGAACACCAGGACCTGCGAACCGTCGGCAACCGCGATGCCCGCCGCTTCCTGCCCGCGGTGTTGTAGCGCATACAGCCCGTAGTACGTGAGCTTCGCCACTTCCTCGCCGGGCGCCCAGACCCCGAAGACGCCGCATTCTTCTCTGGGCTCGTTGTCTACCTGCTCGGCGTGCTCAGCGGCCTCAGTCAACAGTGCTCCCTGGGGGCGGTGGGTGACGGGACCCAGTCTACGGTGAACAGCTGGAAAACGCGGAATCGACGGGTCGCGATTCCCGGAGTCGGGTCCGGACTGCAGCCGGACTCCGTTGGCGGGATGTTGTTTTCGTCACTCTGGCAGTCGGACCAGCGGCAGCGACGCCGCGATCTCGGTGGCACGGGATCCCGACAGGCTCAGCCGGCCCGCGTCGCCGGCATCGGACACCGTCAGCAGGCCGGCGGCGAGCTGCAGCCAGGTCCGCGGATCGGTTTCGACCACGTTCGGCGGATTGCCGCGGGTGTGCCGAGGCCCCTCGATGCACTGCACTGCCACGAACGGCGGGATACGGACTTCGACGGCGGCGCCCGGCGCCAGGGCCGCCAGGGTTCTGGCCGTGAGACGGACCGCGTCGGCGAGTTGCGCGCGCTCAGGGGCCGCGGCGGTGTCATCGCGCAGCCAGTCCGCCAGTGCTGCCACCGCGGCGCGGGTGGCGACGGGGTCGACGTTGCGAGGCACAGCCACAATCTAGAGAACGATGCCGATCTCACGCACGAGAGCGACGTCGGCGCTGAACAGCCAGCGCAGCAACGGCTCCGGCCTCGTTGACCGCCAGATGTGCCAGCATCGGCGCAGCAACGCTGCTGGACTTGCCGAACAGCCACCCGAAGATCCAGCCGGCCGTGCCGGTGGCCAGGACCGTCAGGATCACCGGCTGCCCGGTGGCCCGCGCGTCAGGTACGTGCGACAGTCCGAATGCGGCCGCGGCAAAAGCGCGGCCGGCGGGTTTGCCGAACACGTGGGCGGCCAGGATGCTCAGGCTCGCCCGGTACGCCACTTCTTCGGACCACACTGTGCCCACGGGGATGCGCACCAGCAGCCAGTGGCTGACCGGAGACGGCAGCTTCTGCACCGCCATGCCCTCGCGCACGGCGGGGATCGCGGTGCCGACCGCGACCGCGAACACCACCGGCGCCGCCGCCGATGCGCCCCAGCGCAACCCCGACCACAGCGCAGGCGGCCGCAATCCCAGGGGCGATGCGCCGCTGAGCGCCCACACGGTGGTGCCGAACAACACGTGGGGCAGCGGATGCCAGCGCGCCGGGATCCGTGCCGTCACGAACTTCCACCCGATGAGCGCTGCGGTCAGAGCACCCACACCCACCGACTGCCGCGTCATCCGCCGCCGATCATTTGCTGCTGCCGACGGGTTCGGCCGCGTCGAGCGCGGTGCGGATCCGCTCGGTGTCCGAGCGACTCCATCCCTCGGGGGCCGCGACGCCCGCCCATCCGTCGACGATGAAGTCGCCGTAGTTGTGTCCGTGTCCGCCGGGGACCGACACCGCGTTCGTCAGGTCGGCGGCGACCTGCCAGAACGTGACGATCGGGTACCACCGCATGGATGCGGTGCGGTCCCGGCCCGCCGGCTCGGACAGCCAGTCGGGACGGGTGAACAGCAGGTCCTGCGACCACCAGACGATCGGATCGGAGGCGTGTTGCAGGAACAGCACGCGGGTGCCCTCCCAGGGTGGTGCGGTGTCCGCCGCGATCGCGGCCGCGTCGTTGCCCTGCGAGAACCGCACGGTGCGGCCGTCGTCGTAGCGGGGTTCTACCTCCGGCGTGCCCGGGTCGCGGCGCACCGTCAAGCCGTGCCACAGCGGGCTGGCGTTGGGCGGCCCCACCCACAGCACCGACGAGAAACCCATCCGGGAGATGTCGGGCAACCAGTCGAACGCGCCCTGCCCGGCCATCGATCCCAGGCTTTCGCCGTAGAGCAGCAGCCTGGGACGCTCGCTCTCGGGCAGCTGCACCCACCGGTCGTGGATGGCGTCGATCATCATCCGCCCCGCCTCCATCGACTTCTGTTGGTGGGCAAGGAAAGAGATCCAGCTCGGCAGATACGAGTACTGCGAACCGACGATCGCGGTGTCACCGTTGTACATCATCTCGATCGCCGCGGCGGCGGTCGGGTTGATCCAGCCGGTACCGGTGGTCGGCACGATGACGAGGACCTCCCGCTCGAACGCGCCGGTCCGCTCGAGTTCGCTCAGCAGCACCGCCATGCGGGCTTCGTCGGACTCGGCGGTCTGCAACCCCGCGTAGACGCGGATGGGCTCGGTGGCCGGGGCGCCGTTGAGCCGGGTCAGCTCGTCGGCGTGCGGCCCGGTGGCCACGAACGTGCGACCCTGGTAGCCCAGTGTGTCCCACGGCGCGAAAGACTCCGGGCTGCCGGATCTTTCGGCTTCCAGCGGCTGGACCACCCCCGCCTCGGTGGTGGAGTTCTGGGGCTGGAAGATGCGGTTGGCCCCGGCCAGGAAGCCCCGCAGCAGCACCCCGTTGACCAACGTGATGACCAGCACCACCACGATGGCCGTGCCGATGAACAACGCCAGCTCGTCGCTGAGATGCCAGCGCCGGATGAAGAACCGCGCCATCGTCTTGATCAGGTCCAGCAGCAGCCGGGCACCGGCGACGCAGAGGGCGCCGACGGCCGCCGCGATCACCAGCGTGCGCAAATAGCTCAGCGTGCTGGGCCCCTGCATCCCCATCAGCGTCGACACCTGGCGTTGCCACGCGGCGGCGGGTATCACCATCAGCACACTCGCCCCGACCGCCACGATCACCGTCACGGCTTTGGCGGTCGCGGCGACGCGCGGCGGCGGCCGCCGCCAGCCGCGGCCGGCGACCAGGAATCGGCGAACCATCTTGACGACGAACACGCCGATGCCGTAGCCGATCGCGGCGTTGATGCCGCCGATGAGACCGGCGAACAGCCAGTCGCGGGGCAGCAGGGACGGGGTGAGCGAAAGACAGAAGAACAGCGCCGCGAACGCGATCCCGGTGAAATCCAGCCGCAGCAGCCGCCACGCCCACAGCAAGGCGGGGTGCCTGTCGGTCCGGTCGCGCTCCAGGACTGCCGTCACTCGACCAACCCGGTTACCCGAACAATCCGGGCAGCACGCCTTCCCACGTCCGCCGCACCTCGGCCAGGGTCACCGTGAACAGGTCCTGCACCTCGATCACCGGCTCGGCGGTCTCGGGGCCCTGGTCGACCACGCCCACACGGTTCGCGGGCAGGCCCCGCGCCTCGCACATCGCAGTGAACCGGCTCTCCTCGGTGCGCGGCACCGCGACCAGCACCCGCCCCGACGACTCGGAGAACAATGTGACGAACGGGTCCCATCCCTCGGGAAGCACCAGCCGGCAACCGGTTTCACCGGCAAGGGCCGCTTCGACCACGGCCTGCATCAGGCCGCCTTCGGACAGGTCGTGCGCGGCCGAGACGAGCCCGTCGCGCGACGCCGCGGTCAGCACCTCGGCCAGCAGCCGCTCGCGGTCCAGGTCGACCGCCGGCGGGCGGCCGCCCAGATGGTCGGCGGTGACCTGCGCCCAGATCGAGCCGTCGAACTCGTCGCGGGTGTCACCGAGCAGGATCAACGTCTCCCCCGGCTCGTTGCCCAGCCCGGTGGGGATGCGGCGGGTGACGTCGTCGATCACGCCGAGCACGCCGACCACCGGGGTGGGCAGGATCGCGGTGGTCCCGGTCTGGTTGTAGAAACTGACGTTGCCCCCGGTGACCGGGATGCCCAGCGTCGCGGCGCCGTCGGCCAGCCCCCGCACCGCATGGGAGAACTGCCACATCACGCCCGGGTCCTCCGGGGATCCGAAGTTCAGGCAGTTGGTCACCGCGATGGGCGTGGCACCGGTGACCGCGACGTTGCGGTAGGCCTCGGCCAGCGCGAGCTGGGCGCCGGTGTAGGGGTCGAGCTTGGTGTAGCGGCCCGAAGCGTCGGTGGAGATCGCGATACCGCGGCCGGTTTTCTCGTCGACGCGCAACACCCCGCCGTCGGCGTGTTCGGCGAGCACCGTGTTGCCGCGCACGTACCGGTCGTACTGCTCTGTGATGAAGGCCCGGCTGCACAGGTGCGGGCTGCCGATCATGGCCAGCAACGTGGCCCGCAGCTCGTCGCCCGTTCTGGGCCGGGGCAGAGACACCGACGTGTCGGCGTTGAGCGCGTCCTGGGAGTCCGGCCGCTCCACGGGCCGCTCGTAGACGGGCCCCTCGTGCGCGACGGTGCGTGGCGGCACGTCCACCACCGTCTCACCGTGCCAGGTGATTTCGAGCCGGTCCCCGTCGGTGACCTCACCGATCACCGTGGCCAGCACGTCCCACTTGCGGCACACCTCGAGGAAGGCGTCGACGTTGGCCGGTGTCACCACCGCGCACATGCGCTCCTGCGATTCGCTGGACAGGATCTCCGCGGGGGTCATGTTGGCCGCGCGCAGCGGCACCCGGTCCAGCTCGACCCTCATCCCACCGTCCCCGGCGGAGGCCAGCTCCGATGTGGCACAGGACAATCCAGCGCCGCCCAGGTCCTGGATGCCGACCACGAGGTCGTTGGCGTAGAGCTCGAGGCAGCACTCGATGAGAACCTTCTCGGTGAACGGATCACCGACCTGCACGCTCGGCAGCTTCTTGCGCCCCGAAGAACCGGACTCGTCGCCTCCGAATGTCTCCGACGCCAGCACCGACACTCCGCCGATGCCGTCGAGGCCGGTGCGCGCACCGAACAGGATGATCTTGTTGCCCGCGCCGGACGCGAACGCCAGCTTGAGGTCCTCGGTCCGCAGCACCCCGACACACAGTGCGTTGACCAACGGGTTGCCGGCGTAGCAGGCGTCGAAGACCGTCTCGCCGCCGATGGTGGGTAGTCCCAGCGAGTTGCCGTAACCACCGACGCCCCGCACGACCCCGTCGACGACGCGGCGGGTGTCGGGAGCATCGGCGGCACCGAAGCGCAGCTGATCCATCACCGCGACCGGGCGCGCGCCCATCGCCATGATGTCGCGGACGATCCCGCCGACCCCGGTGGCCGCGCCCTGGTACGGCTCGATGTAGGAGGGGTGGTTGTGCGATTCCACCTTGAAGGTGGCCGCCCACCCGTCGCCGATGTCGACCACGCCCGCGTTCTCGCCGATGCCGGCGAGCATCGCCGAGCGCATCGCCTCGGTGGTGGTCTCGCCGAAATAGCGCAGGTGCACCTTCGAGGACTTGTAGGAGCAGTGTTCGCTCCACATCACCGAATACATGGCGAGTTCGGCGTCGGTGGGGCGGCGCCCGAGGATCTGGCGGATCCGTTCGTACTCGTCATCCTTGAGCCCGAGCTCGCGGAAGGGCTGAGGCTGGTCAGGTGTGGCGGCGGCCCGTTCGACGGTATCCACCTCTTGGGTCAACCCAGACGTCACCGAGACAGTCTAGCCAGCGGGGCCACTCAGCCTCCGGCGACGCAGAAGGCGTTGCCTTCGGGGTCGGCCAGCACCACCCAGTCGAAGTCCTCGCCGAAGCTGTGCCGTCCGGTCTCCCGGGCGCCGAGACCGATCAGGCGCGCGACCTCGGCGTCCTTGTCGGCGGTGTGCAGGTCCAGGTGCACCTTGTTCTTCCCGGGCGTCGGATCGGGCACGCGCTGGAAACCCAGCGCCGGTCCGCCCTGGCGCACCACCATGACGAATTCGCCTGGCGCGACAGCATTCACCTCGCCCTCCACGACCTCGGACCACCACACGGCCAAGCCGTCGGGGTCGGCACAGTCGATGGTGATCATCGCCACATCCAGAGCCATGCGCCGACTGTAGGTCAGCCCGGTGACAGAAATGCGTGAAGCGCCGCGGAATAGTCGGCGACATCCTGCGCGCCCATCACCTCACGCGCCGAATGCATGGCCAACTGCGGAGCTCCGACGTCGACGGTCGGGATGCCGGTGCGGGCAGCGGTCATGGGGCCGATGGTGGACCCGCAGGGCAGGTCGGCGCGGTGTTCGTAGCGCTGCAGCGGCACCCCGGCCTGCGCGCACGCCAGCGCGAACGCGGCCGCGGTCCGTCCGTCGGTGGCGTAGCGCAGGTTGGGCTGCACCTTGAGCACCGGCCCGCCGTTGACCTCGATGAGGTGTCCGGGTTCGTGCCGGTCCGGGTAGTTGGGGTGGGTGGCGTGCGCCATGTCGCCGGAGGCGACCATCGATTCGGGCAGCCGGCGCAGGAAGTCCTCCCGTCCCCCGCCCGCGGCGAGGGTGATCCGCTCCAGCACGGTCAGCAGCAGGTCCGACTGCGCTCCGTGGTCGGACTGCGAGCCGACCTCCTCGTGGTCGAAGAGCACCAGCACCGGCGTCACCGCGCCGCCGGCAGCAGCGGCCAGGAACGCCTGCAGTCCCGCGTAGCAGGTGGCCTGGTTGTCCAGCCTGGGAGCACTGACCAGCGCTCCATCGGCGCCTACCCGCCGGGACGGGGCCAGGTCGTGCGTCATCAGGTCGAAGCCGAGCACCTCGGCGGCGTCGACGCCGGTCCGGTCGGCGACATGGCCGAGAAACGACCGGGTGCCACCGCCCACGCCCCACACCGCGTTGACGTGGCGTTGCGGGTTGAGCTCGACCGCCTTGCGGTCCTCGGCGAGATGGATGGCCAGCTGCGGCACCCGCAGCAACGGCTCGTCGAGTCGGACCAGCCGGTGCTCGACGGCATTGCCGGCCCGTACCGACAGCCGGCCGCTGATACCCAGCTCGCGGTCGAGCCATGAGTTCAGCCACGCACCGCCGTAGGGCTGCAACGCCACCACCTGCCAGCCCGCCACGAAGCGGTCCGGGTGCTGTTTGACCCGCAGGTTGGGGCTGTCGGTGTGGGCACCGACGATCCGAAACGGCCGGAACGCCTCGGCGTCGGCGGGCCCACCGGAGCGCCACGCGATCAGCGAGCCGGCCCGCACGACGAAGTGATCTCCGACCGCCGGCCAGGGGTCACTCTCGGAGAGTTCGGTGAACCCGGCGGCCAGCAGCCGGTCGGCCGCGGTGCGGCACACGTGGAACGGCGAGGGGGACGCGTCGACGAAATCACAGAGTCCGTCGGCGGTCGCCGCGAGCGGAGACAGCGCAGAGTCAGCCATAACAAGCTCATCCTTACCCCAAGAACAAGATCAAGTGCAGCTAGGGTGATCATGTGGTCCGCCCGCAACCGGTTCTCACCCCGCTCAGTCCCGCGGCGATCTTCCTGGTGGCGAC is a window from the Mycolicibacterium poriferae genome containing:
- a CDS encoding VOC family protein; the protein is MALDVAMITIDCADPDGLAVWWSEVVEGEVNAVAPGEFVMVVRQGGPALGFQRVPDPTPGKNKVHLDLHTADKDAEVARLIGLGARETGRHSFGEDFDWVVLADPEGNAFCVAGG
- the purF gene encoding amidophosphoribosyltransferase, which codes for MTEAAEHAEQVDNEPREECGVFGVWAPGEEVAKLTYYGLYALQHRGQEAAGIAVADGSQVLVFKDLGLVSQVFDEQTLAAMHGHVAVGHCRYSTTGSTTWENAQPVFRNTAAGTGVALGHNGNLVNTTELAARAREEGLMGSRGAATATTDSDILGALLAHGAADSSLEQAALELLPTVRGAFCLTFMDENTLYAARDPYGVRPLALGRLDRGWVVASETAALDIVGASFVRDIEPGELLAIDADGVRSTRFAPPSPKNCVFEYVYLARPDSTLAGRSVHGTRVDIGRRLAREKPVDADLVIGVPESGTPAAVGYAQESGIPYGQGLMKNAYVGRTFIQPSQTIRQLGIRLKLNPLREVIRGKRLIVVDDSIVRGNTQRALIRMLREAGAVEVHVRIASPPVKWPCFYGIDFATPAELIANAGNADSDEAETLEAVRHAIGADSLSYISQQGMIAATEQPASRLCSACFDGNYPIELPGETALGKNVIEHMLATAARTGVPIQAQNDNASALRRP
- a CDS encoding DUF2461 domain-containing protein, which produces MAFRGWPIEAVEFYEGLEADNSKVYWQEHKAVYERQVKAPMEELLAELADEFGEGRLFRPYRDVRFSADKTPYKTTCAATLGSGYVSFSADGLSVGSGLYMPEPAALTRFRAAVDADDTGAELAAIVADLHRAGYQTMAHEVLKTAPRGFPKDHPRIELLRHKGIAMMKSWPVGAWLGTRKAKDRVVTALRAAAPLNEWLNRHVG
- a CDS encoding sterol carrier family protein yields the protein MAVPRNVDPVATRAAVAALADWLRDDTAAAPERAQLADAVRLTARTLAALAPGAAVEVRIPPFVAVQCIEGPRHTRGNPPNVVETDPRTWLQLAAGLLTVSDAGDAGRLSLSGSRATEIAASLPLVRLPE
- a CDS encoding M18 family aminopeptidase, with amino-acid sequence MADSALSPLAATADGLCDFVDASPSPFHVCRTAADRLLAAGFTELSESDPWPAVGDHFVVRAGSLIAWRSGGPADAEAFRPFRIVGAHTDSPNLRVKQHPDRFVAGWQVVALQPYGGAWLNSWLDRELGISGRLSVRAGNAVEHRLVRLDEPLLRVPQLAIHLAEDRKAVELNPQRHVNAVWGVGGGTRSFLGHVADRTGVDAAEVLGFDLMTHDLAPSRRVGADGALVSAPRLDNQATCYAGLQAFLAAAAGGAVTPVLVLFDHEEVGSQSDHGAQSDLLLTVLERITLAAGGGREDFLRRLPESMVASGDMAHATHPNYPDRHEPGHLIEVNGGPVLKVQPNLRYATDGRTAAAFALACAQAGVPLQRYEHRADLPCGSTIGPMTAARTGIPTVDVGAPQLAMHSAREVMGAQDVADYSAALHAFLSPG
- a CDS encoding NAD(P)H-binding protein: MTAQLQCLVTGATGYIGGRLVPELLRRGHQVRAMARKPAKLDRADWRDQVEVVRGDLTEPESLTAAFQGMDVVYYLVHSMGTSRDFVAEERRSAQNVAAAAKEAGVRRVVYLSGLHPPGTSLSRHLASRVEVGEILMESSVEAVVLQAGIVIGSGSASFEMVRHLTDRLPVMTTPKWVHNMIQPIAIGDVLYYLAEAATAQVPESRTWDIGGPDAMEYGDAMQGYADVAGLRRRVMVVLPFLTPTIASWWVGLVTPIPSGLARPLVESLECDAVCHEHDIDTVIPRPPGGLTGYLDSVRQALSSEGSGGEGGRRHLLRFSPTAPE
- a CDS encoding alpha/beta hydrolase, which codes for MTAVLERDRTDRHPALLWAWRLLRLDFTGIAFAALFFCLSLTPSLLPRDWLFAGLIGGINAAIGYGIGVFVVKMVRRFLVAGRGWRRPPPRVAATAKAVTVIVAVGASVLMVIPAAAWQRQVSTLMGMQGPSTLSYLRTLVIAAAVGALCVAGARLLLDLIKTMARFFIRRWHLSDELALFIGTAIVVVLVITLVNGVLLRGFLAGANRIFQPQNSTTEAGVVQPLEAERSGSPESFAPWDTLGYQGRTFVATGPHADELTRLNGAPATEPIRVYAGLQTAESDEARMAVLLSELERTGAFEREVLVIVPTTGTGWINPTAAAAIEMMYNGDTAIVGSQYSYLPSWISFLAHQQKSMEAGRMMIDAIHDRWVQLPESERPRLLLYGESLGSMAGQGAFDWLPDISRMGFSSVLWVGPPNASPLWHGLTVRRDPGTPEVEPRYDDGRTVRFSQGNDAAAIAADTAPPWEGTRVLFLQHASDPIVWWSQDLLFTRPDWLSEPAGRDRTASMRWYPIVTFWQVAADLTNAVSVPGGHGHNYGDFIVDGWAGVAAPEGWSRSDTERIRTALDAAEPVGSSK
- the purL gene encoding phosphoribosylformylglycinamidine synthase subunit PurL — its product is MTSGLTQEVDTVERAAATPDQPQPFRELGLKDDEYERIRQILGRRPTDAELAMYSVMWSEHCSYKSSKVHLRYFGETTTEAMRSAMLAGIGENAGVVDIGDGWAATFKVESHNHPSYIEPYQGAATGVGGIVRDIMAMGARPVAVMDQLRFGAADAPDTRRVVDGVVRGVGGYGNSLGLPTIGGETVFDACYAGNPLVNALCVGVLRTEDLKLAFASGAGNKIILFGARTGLDGIGGVSVLASETFGGDESGSSGRKKLPSVQVGDPFTEKVLIECCLELYANDLVVGIQDLGGAGLSCATSELASAGDGGMRVELDRVPLRAANMTPAEILSSESQERMCAVVTPANVDAFLEVCRKWDVLATVIGEVTDGDRLEITWHGETVVDVPPRTVAHEGPVYERPVERPDSQDALNADTSVSLPRPRTGDELRATLLAMIGSPHLCSRAFITEQYDRYVRGNTVLAEHADGGVLRVDEKTGRGIAISTDASGRYTKLDPYTGAQLALAEAYRNVAVTGATPIAVTNCLNFGSPEDPGVMWQFSHAVRGLADGAATLGIPVTGGNVSFYNQTGTTAILPTPVVGVLGVIDDVTRRIPTGLGNEPGETLILLGDTRDEFDGSIWAQVTADHLGGRPPAVDLDRERLLAEVLTAASRDGLVSAAHDLSEGGLMQAVVEAALAGETGCRLVLPEGWDPFVTLFSESSGRVLVAVPRTEESRFTAMCEARGLPANRVGVVDQGPETAEPVIEVQDLFTVTLAEVRRTWEGVLPGLFG
- a CDS encoding Rv0804 family intramembrane glutamic endopeptidase, with amino-acid sequence MTRQSVGVGALTAALIGWKFVTARIPARWHPLPHVLFGTTVWALSGASPLGLRPPALWSGLRWGASAAAPVVFAVAVGTAIPAVREGMAVQKLPSPVSHWLLVRIPVGTVWSEEVAYRASLSILAAHVFGKPAGRAFAAAAFGLSHVPDARATGQPVILTVLATGTAGWIFGWLFGKSSSVAAPMLAHLAVNEAGAVAALAVQRRRRSRA